The nucleotide window caattGAGTCTTGCCTTCAAGTTGTGAGAAGCAGCCAATGGCAATGGCAGTAGCCTCCACTGTTCTGGGAGTCTCTTGGAGTCCCTTGGACATCCTCCTGACGAACAACTCAAGTGGAAGTTTCTCATGCCTAGCACTGTGGCTGTTGTTAGTCAACAGCTCCTTGGAGGGATCAATATCACCTGGTGTGGTATATtccatttaagtgtgtgtgtgtgtgtgtgtgtgtgtgtgtgtgtgtgtgtgtgtgtctgtgtgtgtgtgtctgtgtgtgtgtctgtgtgtgtgtgtctgtgtgtgtgtctgtgtctgtgtctgtgtctgtgtctgtgtcactgtgtagtGTAGTGTGGTTTTCAGTAAGCTTATAAAATGTTTCCCTGTGGCTTTTTTCAAACACTATTATCGCTCCATTCCATCTACCTTTCTCGCTTGTATCATGCTCCCTTCCTGCACTTTGAACATTTAACCTAAATCTCAGCATGCAACCCCCTAAATGATCATCTGTTGAATCAGAAAGGGAATTTTGCTATGACTACAGCCCTCTGGCCCACCAGAACACAGGCCATTAGTAGCCCTTGAGGACCAAGCCTTGGGCTGCTGTGACTCATGGTACACCCTGCTGAAGAACGTTCCCCACTGTTATAACACCCAGAATGGGGGAAGCAATGGGAGATATCCAGataagaaagaatataagagatttccagaagagagaggaaacaggTGGATGCACGCAGGGGTCTGGACAGTGCTGTGACCTGTGGGTGAGGACCCAGAGACTCCAACTCTGGCTTCAGCTGGGTAAGGGAGGAAGCACAGTCAGGGGCAACGGGCTTAGAGACAGTGTGCTCTGAGTGCTGGCTTGGAGAGAGAAATACCTaagttctctcctttcttctgctgAGTTCCAGAGCCATGGGGCTGGCACCAAGGAGCTTAGCACTGGGCTGCATGGCCATCATCTTGGTTCTACCGATGGCCATGGCAGAGCACCCCAACTGGATGCTGAACGGCAAGGCCCAGGTGTTTGCAGACCTGAGCGCCCAGGAGATAGAAGCCGTGCACAGCTTCCTGATGAGCAGGCCggagctggagctgcagccaTCTGGCACACAGGCTTTAGACAAGAACTCTGTGTTCCTCATTGAGATGCTGCTGCCCAAGAAGAAGGATGTCCTAGAGTTTCTGGATAAAGGAACAAGACTTCCAGTGCGGGAGGCCCGTGTGGTCATCTTCTTTAGTGCCCAGGAGCACCCCAATGTCACCGAGTTTGCTGTGGGGCCCCTGCCACAGCCCATCTATATGAGAGAACTGTCCCCCAGGCCAGCAAAACATCGATCCTGGGCATCCAGACCCATGTCCAAAGCAGAGCAAAGCCTTCTCTACCACAAAATCAAGGAGGCCACCACACCCTTACAGAAGTTTTTCGTTGACACCACCGGCTTCTCACTAGAGGACTGCAATGGCCAGTGCCTCACCTTCACCCACGTGGCCCCCCACAGTGTGGAGTCTAGACATCGGGCCACCTGGTTTCTCTTGCAGCGCATTGTGAAAGACCACCTCCTGCAACCCACAGGGTTGGAGATCCTTGTGGATCATGGGAGCACGAACATCCAGGACTGGAAAGTAGAGCAGGTCTGGTATAATGACAAATTCTACAGCAGCCCAGAAGAACTGGCTCAGAAGTATGCAGACGGAGAAGTAGATACAGTGGTCCTCAAGGACCCGCTGCCCAAGAACACAGAGCAGCTACAAATCTTCAACAAGCCTGGTGGGGAATTCCCAATGCCCCTCAGCGAGTCTGGCCCCCATGTGGAACAAGGCAATGGTTCCAGATACAGACTAGAGGGCAACACGGTGATCTACAAAGGCTGGAGCTTCTCCTTCCAGCTTCGACCCTCTTCTGGGCTGCGGATATTGAATGTGCACTTCAGGGATGAGCCTGTAGCCTACGAGATCAGCGTGCAGACAGCTATAGCTGTGCATAGAGAAAATACACCTGCAGGGGAGCTGACCAAGACCATGGATCTAGGCTGGGGCATGGGCAGTGTGACTCATGAGTTAGCCCCTGGCATCAACTGTCCAGAGACAGCCACCTTCCTAGATGTTATCCACTACTATGACACTGATGGGCCTGTCCGTTATCCACGAGCCCTCTGCATCTTTGAGATCCCCATGGGGGTGCCTGTTAGGCCCATCTTTAACACTGACTTTCCAGGCAAAATCAGCTTCTTTTCGGATGTCATGGGACACAAGCTGGTTCTGCGGGCAACCTCAGCGCTCTACAATTTTGATTACATCTGGGACTTCGTCTTCTATACTAACGGCATGCTCTCAGCCAAGATGCATGCCACAGGCTCTACCCACACCACCATCTACACCCCTGGGGGGTTGGGCGAAGTTCACCTGATGACTCACCAACTTGGCAACAGTCACACCCACCTTGTGCATTACCGTGTTGACCTGGATGTGGCAGGTAGGACTTGAAATCAGACCCTCCCTGTCACTCAGCTGCTTCCCACCAATAACTTTACTCCACAAAAGATTGATAGGGCTGAGACTTCCTGATGTTAAATGAGAAGTATTCATTgagcttcctccctcctccccccgcAAAAAAAGTATTACGCATATCTGAGAAATAGTGGCTGTGAGTGGTACCCTAGTGAggaagaagtggggggggggatgaaatGCCACTGCCTAGCTCTCCCAGAGGGTCTGTAGTGCCATCAGGGGTGCTTAGTGTGTTCCCTGGATATATAATGTCACCACAGAGGAGTGTCATGGCTGTGACACTTGACAGAACAAGGCCACTATGATCTGTCACTCATGAATCCCATTTGTCTTTATGGCCCAGAATATATATATTGCCAGTCTCAGGCCTTCAGTAACACAGGCTATCCCTTCTCCAGGGTTAAAACTGTAGCAAAAAGGCTGTGTCACAGCTCTCCTGAAAACTGCCTGGGCCACACTGAAACTACCACAACTGCCAGAGCTGACCCCTGAACTGTCCTCCAGCTCCTCTGGTTTGGGGTTCACTTAGTTTCGCTGCTCACACTGCTAGcccagcttctgctccagcatAGCTTCTTGCTGGCAGCTGGCTGTGGATGTGACCTATGCTGGAGATCCAGGGTGGAAGGAAAAAGCTTCTAATCGAAgttggttctcaacctccctctcccctcatgGTTCCAGGCACCAACAACAGCTTCCACACACTGCAGACCAGGCAGAACACCACCAACCCTGGCAGCCTAAGACACCACCTGGTCCAGGACACAATGGAGAAGACACGGTATTCCCAGGAGCGCCAGGCCACCTTCCCCTTCGGACAGACTCTGCCTCCGTTCCTGCTCTTTAGCAGCCCCCAAAGGGACATCTGGGGACACAGGCGCAGCTACCGTTTACACATCTACTCCACATCTAGGCAGAAGCTGACCCCTGAATCCCAGGAGGACTTGGCTTTCACCTGGGCCaggtgaggaggggaggggctcCTCTCTGAATGCATCTCTGTGCTTCCGTTCTTGAGGCTCTGAGCCCACGAGCCCACGTGTGAGTCTGAGTGTGATCCGCACGCacttggggagggaagaaaggtgcTCATGGGGCTCTTGACCCTCGGATGGCTTTGGGCACTCTTACAAAGTCCCAGGAGATGGCTGCACATTGGGAGGAAGCACTAACTTCCTCATCTGAGGCCCTGGGCACGTTCTGAGCCCTAGCTGGGCCTCAGAGGCAGCCCCCGTGCTCAGAACCACCTGGCTTCTCAACCTTCAGGTACTCCCTGGCAGTGACCAAATATTGGGAGTCTGAGCAGTGCAGCACCAGCATTTACAACCAGAACCACCCCTGGGATCCCCCCGTGGTCTTTGAGGATTTCCTCCAGAACAATGAGAGCATTGAAGACCAGGTATTGCACTAGtccttcctcctctgtccttGTCACTACCCTCTCACCTGTCCCTGGTCCTAGAAGTGTGGCTTTCATGGAGGGCAAATTCGGAGGTCATGAATGATGAGCCAACCTCTTTTCAATGGGGCTGAGGCCATCTGGGGGAAGTTTGTAGACACATCTTAAAATGACCCAATCCTACCACGAGAAAAACCTTAGAATCAaccaacctgggctcataggggctcacagagactgaacagccaaccagagagcctgcatggaactgacctaggccctatGCACgtatgtgtagcttggtcttcttatgggattcctaacagtgggggcaagggctgtctctgactctgttacctgctttggggacccttccctcctactgggttgcctcatccagcctcaaCAGGAGAAGAGGTGCCTAGTGTTACTgccacttgatatgccatggctggctgataagatatccatgggaggcctgcccttttccaaagagaaaggaggaggaatggattgggggtggggaaaaggggaggttgggggaagggactgagaggagagagggagggaggggaaactgtgacgGGCTGGAAATaattaactaataaaaataaattttaaaaaatgacccttCCAGGGTCCACAGTACCTCCTTGTTCACTAAAGCCTTTTTCTCTCCCACAGGATTTGGTGGCCTGGGTGACAGTGGGATTCTCTCATGGGCCCCATTCTGAAACTGTCCCCAGTATGACCTCAGCGAAGAACTTTGTAGGTTTCTCTCTCCAGCCTTTCAACTTCTTCTATATCATTGAAAGACGCCTAGGTACAACGGCCACAGATCTATCCAACACTAAATCACTGGGGACAGGGTCTGCCTGATGCCTCCTCCTTTCAACCTCAGTGGCATCTACAACCCTGTGTCAAGAGTGCAGCATCAGCTCCAGCTCAACAGCCCCAGAGCACCACAAGGACATCCAATAACCTTTGGCATTCTACCCTTCCGTGTTGCTTCTAGAACTGGGGGGGTATGTGTACCGCTTACTCAGACATGTGGCCATGGGCTCCATATATCTACTACATGCTAAATAACCTTCACGGCCAGGGCAAAGATACTGGGTTTCTTTAGCTGATGGATTTTTCAATATCTGAGACTTCCCCTTCTCTCTTAGGGCAACTTTATGGGAATTGTCCCACCTCAAATCTGGGCATGCAGAAGAAAACTGCTAAGAGGAAATTTAACAAATTTACCAACATCTcacccttttgttgttgttttagcatCTAAAGTTCACCCTAAGATCCCTTtatcaacaaacaaataaaaacatatgtGTATGCTGATCACAGCAGAACTGTCTGCAACAAGCAAAGTCTGGAGACCACGGAGTCTGCACCTGCAGGGAAGAACAGTCAATCAACTAAGGCACAGCCCCACTGTGGTGCCAGATGACAGGGGAAAGTGTATGAGTCGGGACTACAGGGAAACACCTAGAGGGTATAGTtcatagaagaagaaaatgacagacAATCACGTGCACAGTGTGCTAACTTTTGTGCATGAATAGGAGGAAACTAATAACCCTTTACAGGAATTAAAGGTGGAAGATATATAGCTGCCCTCAAACAGTTGAAGGGGACAAGGAAACAGAATTTTCCAGAGTGCCTCTACTGGAACCAGAGCTGGAGCTAGATTAGTAGCTTAGTCCTTGCCCTGCAGGTATGAGAAACTTCAGCCAGACGTCCAACATCCTCATAAAAGGGGGAAGCATGGTGGCCCATGTCCTTTACCCCAGcaatggagacaggcagatccctagagTTCCTTGGCCTGCCAGTCTAGCAgaagcagtgagctccaggttcagggagagaccctgtctcaaaacgaagAGTGGAAAGTCAGACAACAGACTTTGTTCACCAGGAAGGCACATACAGGAGAATGGGCACACACAGGAGTATGGGTGCACACAAGAGCatgggcacacaggagcatgggtgcacacacacacacacaggagcatgggcacacacaggagcatgggcacgcacacaggagcatgggcacacacaggagcatgggcacacaggagcatgggcacacaggagcatgggcacacaggagcatgggtgcacacaggagcatgggtgcacacacacacacaggagcatgggcacacaggagcatgcgcacacacaggagcatgggcacacacaggagcatgggcacacacaggagcatgggcacacacaggagcatgggcacacaggagcatgggcacacaggagcatgggcacacaggagcatgggcacacaggagcatgggcacacaggagcatgggcacacacaggaatatgggcacacacaggagcatgggcacacacaggagcatgggcacacacaggagcatgggtgcacacaggagcatgggcacacaggagcatgggtgcacacaggagcatgggcacacaggagcatgggcacacacagcaGCATGGgcgcacacaggagcatgggcacacaggagcatgggcacacaggagcatgggcacacaggagcatgggcacacaggagcatgagcacacacaggagcatgggcacacacaggagcatgggcacacaggagcatgggcacacaggagcatg belongs to Peromyscus eremicus chromosome 3, PerEre_H2_v1, whole genome shotgun sequence and includes:
- the LOC131905821 gene encoding amiloride-sensitive amine oxidase [copper-containing]-like; translated protein: MGLAPRSLALGCMAIILVLPMAMAEHPNWMLNGKAQVFADLSAQEIEAVHSFLMSRPELELQPSGTQALDKNSVFLIEMLLPKKKDVLEFLDKGTRLPVREARVVIFFSAQEHPNVTEFAVGPLPQPIYMRELSPRPAKHRSWASRPMSKAEQSLLYHKIKEATTPLQKFFVDTTGFSLEDCNGQCLTFTHVAPHSVESRHRATWFLLQRIVKDHLLQPTGLEILVDHGSTNIQDWKVEQVWYNDKFYSSPEELAQKYADGEVDTVVLKDPLPKNTEQLQIFNKPGGEFPMPLSESGPHVEQGNGSRYRLEGNTVIYKGWSFSFQLRPSSGLRILNVHFRDEPVAYEISVQTAIAVHRENTPAGELTKTMDLGWGMGSVTHELAPGINCPETATFLDVIHYYDTDGPVRYPRALCIFEIPMGVPVRPIFNTDFPGKISFFSDVMGHKLVLRATSALYNFDYIWDFVFYTNGMLSAKMHATGSTHTTIYTPGGLGEVHLMTHQLGNSHTHLVHYRVDLDVAGTNNSFHTLQTRQNTTNPGSLRHHLVQDTMEKTRYSQERQATFPFGQTLPPFLLFSSPQRDIWGHRRSYRLHIYSTSRQKLTPESQEDLAFTWARYSLAVTKYWESEQCSTSIYNQNHPWDPPVVFEDFLQNNESIEDQDLVAWVTVGFSHGPHSETVPSMTSAKNFVGFSLQPFNFFYIIERRLGTTATDLSNTKSLGTGSA